The genomic segment CGTCAGGTCCGAGGGATACGCCTTCCGAGTCAAGGTTTGGTTCGACATGCTCGCGCACTCCTTTGCAAGTGATGGGAATGCACGAAACGTCCGCCAAATCCCGACTTACGGCAAGATCAGTTTTCGGATAGCCTCTCAGTCCGTTCGTGACGCGCTGCGCGTTCGCGGTGGGCCGGCGCTCGCAAGCTCGCTCTCTCCCAGCCTACGCCCAATGCGCGGCGCTATGCTTCGACCAAGCTCTCCCAATCGACCGGGCGGTCTTTGTCGAGCCGCGGCAGGTCGGCGCGCATCGCCTCGGGATACTTTTGAGCGGCGCCGGTGTTGAAGAGCACCACCTGCTCGTCCGGCCGGATCCAACCTTCGCCCGACAACCGCTCGAGGGCGCCGATGCAGGCCGCCGATTCGGGACAGATGGCGATTCCCTCCAGCCGGGCGCCGAGCGCCATCCACTCGCGGATTCTTGCTTCCTCGACGGCCACGGCCCGGCCGCCGCTGGCGCGCACGGCGTCGAGAATCATGAAATCGCCCACCGCCGCCGGCACTCGGATGCCGCTGGCAATGGTGGCCGCGGGAGCAAACGGCTCGGCGAACCGCTGGCCGGCCTCGAAGGCCCGCACGATCGGCGCGCAGCCGTCGGACTGAACGGCCACCATCCGCGGCCGCCGCCCGGCGTCGATCCAGCCCAGCGCCGCCAATTCGTCGAACGCCTTCCACATGCCGATCAGCCCGGTGCCGCCGCCCGTGGGATACAGAATCACGTCGGGCAAACTCCAGCCGCATTGCTCGGCCAGCTCCAGGCCCATCGTCTTTTTGCCCTCGATGCGATAAGGCTCCTTGAGCGTCGAGAGGTCGAACCAGCCAAGCCGTTGCGTTCCTTCCCGCACGATGCGGCCGCAGTCGGTGATCAGTCCGTTGACCAGGAACGTGCGGGCTCCGGCGAGCAGGCATTCATACTGATTGATGACGGGCGTATCGGCGGGCATGAAAACATAGGCTTCCATTCCCGCCCGCGCCGCATACGCCGCCATCGCGCCGCCCGCATTGCCGGCCGTGGGAATGGCCACGCGGCGAATGCCGAATTGCCGGGCCATGCTGATGGCCATCGCCAGGCCGCGACTCTTGAAACTGCCGGTGGGAAGCTGCGATTCGTCTTTGATCGAGAGCCGAGCAAGCCCGAAGCGAGCGCCCAGGCGCGGGCAGGGGATGAGCGGAGTCATGCCTTCGCCCAGAGTAACAATGGCGGCATCCTCGGCGGGCGGCAAAAGTTCCCGATAGCGCCACATCGTGGGAGGCCGCCGCGCCACGGCTTCTTTGCTCATGGCACGGGCGACGGCCGGCAGGTCGTATCGCACCCACAGCGGCCGGTCGCGATGCAGCGTCTGCGGCCCGTCGGCTGGCAGCCGCGTGCCGTCGAGCGCGCTCTCCAGATGAGTGACGAAGGTCGGCATGAGCAAAGAAAATCGTAGGGTGGGACCAGCGAGCTTGCGAGCGCCGGCCCACCGTAAAAGACGTCGCTAATGGTGGGCCGGCGCTCGCAAGCTCGCTGGTCCCACCCTACGACCGGGCTCGCGGGTCGTCAATGGCGAGGCCGGTAGTGTGCTAAACGCCGTGGGCAACTGGCATGGCCGAAATGGCCGCTGCCGTGTAAAAGTACGCCCGTGGGCGTCGATCCGCTCCAGCGAAGGACTCGTACATGGGCAAAGAAATCAAGATCGGACTGGGCGTCATCGGCGCGTTGCTGTGCGTGTTCGGGGGGGTTTTGTTCGTGCGGCTGAAGCGCGAGCAGCCTCGGATTGCCCAAGCCACGGTGGCCGCCGCGAAAACCGATGGCAAAGCGAAACTGAAACCAAGGGCCAAGCCAGACGAGCCGGGCGATCGGCCACAAGCCGGACCTTCGCTCGGCGCCGGCCTCGACAAATCTGCGTCCAGGCGGACTCGCCGCGAGAGCGCCGCTGCCAGCGAGGTCGAAGACCGTTATGGCCGGCGACCGGATGGTGCCGATGCGCAGCCTCCCAAGAACTTTGGCCCGCAGGCCGAAGCGGCGCCGGACCACCAGCTTGAACCGCCCTCGACGGAGGAGTCACCCTATCGCCTTCGTCCTCAGGACGACCGCTATGCACGGCATCAAGCCGAGACCGGTCGGGCCGATCCCGTCGCTGAAACAGCGGCGGACGGCAGCGAAGACGCGGGCGACGGCGACGACACCAACGGCAGCAACGACCAGCAAGACGTTGCGATGCCCCTTGACCGGTTCGCCCCGTCGGGGCCCGCGGGACTCGCCTTTTCGCCGGACGACGACGAAACGGCGCCGCCGGCCGCCGATGAAGACGCGCCGGACGTAGCGACGGACGAGCCGGACCACCGCGTGGCAGACGTGCCTCCCTCCGCGGGACGGTACCGCGACGAGGGCGCCATGTTCGGCCGGGCGCCGGCAACGGAAGAGTTGGCCGAGGACGCCGACTCACCGGCAGACGCCGGCGACGACGCCGGACCTTCCTCTCAGGGGCACGTCGAGGGCGAAAGCTACACCGTCGAGCCGAACGACAATTTCTGGCGTATCTCGCAAAAGGTTTATGGAACCGGCGTCTATTTCAAGGCTTTGGAGGAATACAACCGGCAGCAGTTCGGCGACCGCGTCGCGATCGACGCGGGCGACGTGATTTCGACTCCTTCCACGGCGGTGCTGCGAAGAGAATACCCCGAACTCGCGCCCAAGGATCCCAAGTCGCCGGCCGGTCGCCGCAACGCCCCTAGTCGCCGCAGCTACACGGTGGCCGAGGGCGACACGCTGTTCGACATTGCGCGGCAAGAGCTTGGCAAGGCGTCGCGCTGGTCGGAAATCTACGAGTTGAACCGCGACCAGCTCGGCAACGACTTCAACGATCTTGCTCCGGGAATGAAGCTCGCGCTGCCGGCCGACGGCACGCGCGACAACCCGATCGTCACGGGTCCGCCGCGCGACCGCTATCGCAGATAGTTGCCGCCCGGCATCGCCAATCCTATACTGAAACTGACCCTTGTGTTTCAACGGAACAGCCGTCGCTACTTCCGTCCTTGCCCGGAGCCACGCATGCTCGTTCGCCGCTCGGCCTGTTATCTGATTGCCGTCGTTCTCGCCAGCCTCGTCTTGGTCCCCGTCCGCGCCGACGAAACCGCCACTCCGGCGGTCACCCAGCCGGAAACCGGTACCAAGCCCCAACCGAATTCCGACGCCGAATACTACGAGCTTTTCAAGGTTCTGGCCGACACCATGGACCAGGTCGAGCGGAACTACGTCAAAGACGTGAGTCGGCGCGAGCTGATGGAAGCGGCCATCCACGGCGTGCTGAGCAAACTCGATCCTTACTCGAATTACATCGGCCCCAACGACATGGGCCGCTTCAAGGTGGCGGTCGAGAACCAGTTCACGGGCATCGGCATTCAGGTCGATGTTCGCCGCGGGCAGCTTACGGTTCTGAGTCCCATTGCCGGCAGCCCGGCCTACCGGGCCGGCGTGCATGCGGGCGACGTCATCACCGAAATCGAAGACAAGTCGACCGAGGGCATCAATATCGACGAGGCGGTGCGGCGGCTGAAGGGCGAGGCCGGCACCACGGTCAAAATCTCGGTGCTGCATCCCGGCGGCAAGGAAGCGGAAAAAATCACCGTCACGCGGGAGGTCATTCAGATCGAAAGCGTGCGGGGCGACCGCCGCGACGAGCATGATGACTGGGACTTCATGCTCGACCACGACAAGAAGATCGGCTACATCCGCATTACCTCCTTCGGCCGCGACACGCCGCGGGAGCTGAAAAAGGCGCTCGACGACCTGCAGAACCAGCAGCTCCGCGGCCTGGTGCTCGATCTTCGCTTCAACCCCGGCGGCCTGCTGACGGCGGCCATCGAAGTGGCCGACATGTTTTTGACCGACGGCGAAATCGTCAGCACGTCGGGACGCAACAGCCCCAAGCGAAGCTGGAGCGCCCACAAGCTCGACACCTACACCGGCTTTCCGATGGCGGTGCTGGTGAACCACCACAGTGCCAGCGCCAGCGAGATCGTGTCGGCGTCGTTGCAAGATCACAAGCGGGCCATCGTGGTGGGCGAGCGCACCTGGGGGAAAGGGAGCGTGCAGAACGTGATTGAGATGGAAGGCGGCAAGAGCATTTTGAAACTGACGACCGCCAATTATCTTCGTCCCAGCGGCCACAACATCGATCGCGCCGTCAATGCCAAGGAGAGCGACGAGTGGGGCGTGAAGCCCGACGCGGGTTATGAAGTGAAACTCGACGACGCCGAGCGGTTCCAATTGCAGCTTCACCGCCGCGATCGCGACATCCTGATTACGCCTGCCGACAAGAAGCCGGCCGACAACGGAGAGAAAACGCCCGTCGAGGGCGAGAAGAAACCGGCCGAGGCGGGTGCTGCCGATAAGCCCGGCTTTGTCGATCGCCAGTTGGCGAAAGCGCTGGAGTATTTGTCGACCGAAATGGCCAAGGCCGACTAGGACGGGCGGACCGGAAGCCGAAGGCCATCGCGTCATTGCCAAGGGCAAGCGGTTTGTCGTCGCCGATTATGAGAAGCGGCTGGCGACGCTTTGATTGTCGCCCGTCGTCGCGGGCACAGCCGATGGAAGTCGTCGCCCAAACAGCGGCCAAAGTCAACGCGGCGAAGAAGGACCGGCAGAACGGAAGTTGTTGTCGCATCATGGTTCAATCGGTTATTCGGTTCACCCGCATCGGGAGCGATCCATGTTACTTCAAGGCTTGATGCCTGTTCTAGCGTGCCTCATCGCCTTCAAGGCGCACGGCCACGATCCAGTTTGACAATCGGCCGGCTATCGGTACGATGACGGGCGGCGCTGAAGCTGCGCCCAGGAAATGGTTTATCGCGCCTCACAAGGGATTTTGCCGAATATGACGCAGATCGAACAGGCCCGTGCCGGCGTCGTCACGCCGCAGATGCAGTACGTCGCCGAGCGCGAAGGTCTCGACGCGGAATTGGTCCGCGGCGAAGTCGCCCGCGGCCGCATGGTCATTCCCGCCAACAAGGTCCACCTGGCCGGCAGGCTGGAACCGATGTGCATCGGCATCGCCGCCCGGTGCAAAATCAACGCCAACATCGGCAACTCGGCCGTCACCAGCAACGTCGAGACGGAACTCGAAAAGCTGCACACCGCCGTCCATTTCGGCAGCGACACGGTGATGGACCTCTCGACCGGCAAAGACATCGACCGCATCCGCCAGGCGATCATCGCGGCCTCGCCGGTGCCGATCGGCACGGTGCCCATCTACCAGATGCTGGAAGAACTGGGCGGCAACATCGAAGACATGACCCCGCGACACTTTCTGGACATGGTCGAACACCAGGCCCGGCAGGGCGTCGACTACATGACCGTGCATTGCGGCGTGCTGCTGGAACACCTGCACCTGACGATGAACCGCGTGACGGGCATCGTCAGCCGCGGCGGCTCGCTGATCGCCAAGTGGATGATGGCCCACCGCCAGCAGAACCCGCTCTACACGCATTTCGACGACATCTGCGACATCCTGCACGAGTATGACGTCACCTGGAGCCTGGGCGACGGCCTGCGGCCCGGCTCGATCGCCGACGCCAGCGACGCCGCCCAGTTCGCCGAATTGAATGTGCTGGGCGAGCTGACCCAGCGCGGCTGGCAGAAGAACACGCAAGTCATGGTCGAGGGTCCGGGACACGTTCCCATGGACCAGATCGACATGAACGTGAAGAAGCAGATGGAGGTCTGCCGCGAGGCGCCGTTCTACGTGCTGGGTCCGCTGGTGACCGACGTGGCCCCCGGCTACGACCACATCACCAGCGCCATCGGCGGCGCCCTGGCCGGTTGGAGCGGCGCGGCGATGCTCTGCTATGTGACGCCGAAAGAACATCTGGGCCTGCCCGAAACGGAGGACGTGAAGCAAGGCGTGATCGCCTACAAGATCGCGGCCCACGCCGCCGACCTGGCCCGGCACCGTGCGGGCGCCCGCGACCGCGACGACGCTCTCAGCCGGGCACGCTTCGCCTTCGACTGGAACGAGCAGTTTCGCTTGTCGCTCGATCCCGAAACGGCCCGCCGCATGCATGACGAGACGCTGCCGCAAGACACGTTCAAGAGCGCCCACTTCTGCAGCATGTGCGGGCCGAAGTATTGCTCGATGAAGATTACCGAAGACATCCGCGAGATGGCCCGTTCGGGCGAGCCGCTCGTCGAGCTGTCGGCGGCACGGGGATAGGCCAGTTCGCCGCGAACGAGCCGGACCGAAACATGAGAATGAGATCTTTTGCCGCGAGGAAGAGCGGTGGCTGGGGCAGAGCTTGGCCAGATATCGGCTGGCGCCCTTCAAAAACGTGGCGGCCAAGCGATGCCCCGGTGCGTCCAACCGGGGCATCGCCTGGCCACCAAGATTGAACGGCGCACCACCCGCCAACGTCTCATTCTCGGCCGCATGAAGTATAAAACGATTATCCGCCTCGCGCGGCGCGGGTCCGCGCCGCCTTGCGGGCCGCCCGCGAACGGCCTTCCTTTCCTTTGGTGCGGACGGCCTTCATAGCGGCCTCGTGACGCTCCTCCGGTCCCTTCGTGTCGGCCGCCTTTTTGGCCGCAACCGAACGCTCGCCGGCCGTCCGTGTTCGGGCGGCTGCGTGGGCCTGCTTCGACAATGCTTTGTGCGAAGCCGCCGAATGTCCTTCTTCCTTCAACACGTTCTTGATGGCCCGCGAGCGGCGGGCCGAAGGCGGCCGCTTGGGCGGCTCTCCTTGCCCGCGACGCCAGGCACGCTCGGCGCTCTTGCGCGTTCGCTCGGTCGTTTTTCCCTTTTCCGGCGGCGGAAGGTCGACGCCTGCCCGGCGCGCCTTCGACAGCCCGATGGCGATCGTCTGCTTGGCCGATCGTGCGCCGTGCTTCCCTTCGCGGACGTGGTGTATCTCTTCCCGCACGAATTCGCCCGCCTGCGACGTGGCTGACTGTCCTTCTCGTTTTTTCCTCCGTGCTCGTTCGATTGTTTGTTTCTCTGGCATGATAATCGACTCCTGCGCTGAAGCACGCCCCTATCACGCAAGATTGCAAGTATCGTGCCTTGCGGGCCTGCTACTGCGCGCAGCACTCTGTAGGGAACGGACTCCGTGCCGTTCCGGGAAGTGCGAATCGACCGTCTTTTGCGCCCTTCACGGAACGGCACGGAGTCCGTTCCCTACAGAACAGGGCGGGTCACGTCCGCTTGAACTGCCGGTCGAGCTCCTCGCGAGTGAAGACCAGCTCGGTGGGCCGGCCGTGCGGGCAATGGTGGCTGTCTTGAGCCAAGTGCCGCTGCCCCAAGAGGGCCATGATCTCCTCCGGGGCCAAGGGGTCGCCGGCCTTGATCGCCGCTTTGCACGACATCATGTGCAGCAGCTCGTCGAGCAGGTCGCGGCGGTCGGGCAACCGCGCGCCCGACATCAACAGATCGAGCATCGAACGCAGGATCTCTTCCGGCCCGCCGCCGAGCATGGCCGGGTAGCTGGCCACGAGCACCGTGCCGCCGCCAAACGGCTCGACCGCCAGGCCCAACGTGGCCAGCAGCTCGCGATGCTCCAGCACCGCGGCCGCTTCCGCCGCGCCCAGATTGACCGCTTCGGGCACCAGGAGCTGCTGCGATTCGAGCGTGCCCGACAAAGCCCGCTCGCGAAATTGCTCGTACAAGATCCGCTCGTGCAGTGCGTGCTGGTCGATCACCGCCACCCCTTCGTCGGTCTCGGCCACCAGATAACGATTGTGAATTTGCATGGCCGTCAGTCCGCCGGCAATCTTCGACTCCGCCAGCGGCGCGACCTGGGAAGGCTCCAAGGGCGTGGCCTGCGGCGTCAGGCTCGTCAGCCGCAAGGGCGCCACGGAAGGGGCCGCGCGAGGCACTTCGAACTCGCTTTGTCTCACCGGCGGTTCGGCCACGGCGGCCGAGGCGCCGGCCGGCGATTGCCAGGAGGCCATTTGCCCTTTGGCCCACTCGACCAGCTCGCCGCGCAACTGCTCCGCACGTGCCGGGTCGTGCGCGCCGCTGGGATCGTGAGCGGCGTCGGCGCCGGCCGGGCTCAGCCGGTGCGTAAGATCGGTGGTCAGGAACTTCGTCCGCAACGTGCCCAGCAACTGGCTGTAGATGCGGCCGCCGTCCTGGAACCGCACTTCCAGCTTGGTGGGGTGGACGTTCACGTCGACCAGATCGGGCGGCATGTGCAGGTAGAGAAAGGCCAGCGGGTAACGGCCGGTGAGCAGCAGCCCGCGGTAGGCCTCGCTCAAAGCGTGCGCCAGCGAACGGTCGCGGATCGAGCGGCCGTTGAGAAACAGATACTGCATACGGGCGTTGGGCCGGCTCTGGTTGGGATGGCCGACGAAGCCCGACAGCCGCACTTCGCCGTCGCGGCTCTCCAGCCAGATCAGCTCGTCGGCCACTTCGCGACCGAAGAAGTGGGCGATCCGCTCCAGCCCGGCCTCGGCGGGCGCCAGCTCGTAGAGCGGCCGCTGATTGTGCCGCAAGGTGAAGTGCATCCGCGGGTGCGCCAGCGCCAGCCGCGTGAAGGTCTCGGTGACGTGGCCCATCTCCGTCTGCGATGACCGCAAGAACCGCCGCCGCACCGGCGTGTTGTAGAAGAGCTGCCGCACCTCGATGGTCGTGCCCACGGCGCAGCCGCAGGGCGACACCGGGCCGAGCTGGCCCCCAACGACTTCCAGTTCGGCGCCGGCCGATTGTTCCGACTGCCGGCTGCGGAGCATGAGGCGGCTGACCTCGGCGATCGAGGCCAGCGCTTCGCCGCGAAAGCCCAGCGTCGATACGTGAAACAGGTCATCGGCCGAGCGGAGTTTGCTGGTGGCATGACTGGTTACGGCCAGCGTCAGCTCGTCGGCCGCGATGCCGCAGCCGTCGTCGACCACGCGAATCAGCTCCAGCCCGCCTTGCTCGACCGCCACATCGAGGCGCGTGGCCCCGGCGTCCAGCGCGTTTTCCATCAATTCCTTGACCACGCTGGCCGGCCGCTCGATGACTTCGCCCGCTGCGATCTTGTTGACCACGCTGGCCGGAAGTTGCTGGATGAAGGGCATAGAATCCGTTCCTACACTTGAAACTCCTTGAGCTTCCGATACAACGTCCGCTCGCCGATGCCGAGCAGCGCGGCGGCCTCCTCGCGATTGCCGCCGGTCAGTTT from the Pirellulales bacterium genome contains:
- a CDS encoding threonine synthase codes for the protein MPTFVTHLESALDGTRLPADGPQTLHRDRPLWVRYDLPAVARAMSKEAVARRPPTMWRYRELLPPAEDAAIVTLGEGMTPLIPCPRLGARFGLARLSIKDESQLPTGSFKSRGLAMAISMARQFGIRRVAIPTAGNAGGAMAAYAARAGMEAYVFMPADTPVINQYECLLAGARTFLVNGLITDCGRIVREGTQRLGWFDLSTLKEPYRIEGKKTMGLELAEQCGWSLPDVILYPTGGGTGLIGMWKAFDELAALGWIDAGRRPRMVAVQSDGCAPIVRAFEAGQRFAEPFAPAATIASGIRVPAAVGDFMILDAVRASGGRAVAVEEARIREWMALGARLEGIAICPESAACIGALERLSGEGWIRPDEQVVLFNTGAAQKYPEAMRADLPRLDKDRPVDWESLVEA
- a CDS encoding LysM peptidoglycan-binding domain-containing protein codes for the protein MGKEIKIGLGVIGALLCVFGGVLFVRLKREQPRIAQATVAAAKTDGKAKLKPRAKPDEPGDRPQAGPSLGAGLDKSASRRTRRESAAASEVEDRYGRRPDGADAQPPKNFGPQAEAAPDHQLEPPSTEESPYRLRPQDDRYARHQAETGRADPVAETAADGSEDAGDGDDTNGSNDQQDVAMPLDRFAPSGPAGLAFSPDDDETAPPAADEDAPDVATDEPDHRVADVPPSAGRYRDEGAMFGRAPATEELAEDADSPADAGDDAGPSSQGHVEGESYTVEPNDNFWRISQKVYGTGVYFKALEEYNRQQFGDRVAIDAGDVISTPSTAVLRREYPELAPKDPKSPAGRRNAPSRRSYTVAEGDTLFDIARQELGKASRWSEIYELNRDQLGNDFNDLAPGMKLALPADGTRDNPIVTGPPRDRYRR
- a CDS encoding S41 family peptidase, which codes for MLVRRSACYLIAVVLASLVLVPVRADETATPAVTQPETGTKPQPNSDAEYYELFKVLADTMDQVERNYVKDVSRRELMEAAIHGVLSKLDPYSNYIGPNDMGRFKVAVENQFTGIGIQVDVRRGQLTVLSPIAGSPAYRAGVHAGDVITEIEDKSTEGINIDEAVRRLKGEAGTTVKISVLHPGGKEAEKITVTREVIQIESVRGDRRDEHDDWDFMLDHDKKIGYIRITSFGRDTPRELKKALDDLQNQQLRGLVLDLRFNPGGLLTAAIEVADMFLTDGEIVSTSGRNSPKRSWSAHKLDTYTGFPMAVLVNHHSASASEIVSASLQDHKRAIVVGERTWGKGSVQNVIEMEGGKSILKLTTANYLRPSGHNIDRAVNAKESDEWGVKPDAGYEVKLDDAERFQLQLHRRDRDILITPADKKPADNGEKTPVEGEKKPAEAGAADKPGFVDRQLAKALEYLSTEMAKAD
- the thiC gene encoding phosphomethylpyrimidine synthase ThiC, producing the protein MVYRASQGILPNMTQIEQARAGVVTPQMQYVAEREGLDAELVRGEVARGRMVIPANKVHLAGRLEPMCIGIAARCKINANIGNSAVTSNVETELEKLHTAVHFGSDTVMDLSTGKDIDRIRQAIIAASPVPIGTVPIYQMLEELGGNIEDMTPRHFLDMVEHQARQGVDYMTVHCGVLLEHLHLTMNRVTGIVSRGGSLIAKWMMAHRQQNPLYTHFDDICDILHEYDVTWSLGDGLRPGSIADASDAAQFAELNVLGELTQRGWQKNTQVMVEGPGHVPMDQIDMNVKKQMEVCREAPFYVLGPLVTDVAPGYDHITSAIGGALAGWSGAAMLCYVTPKEHLGLPETEDVKQGVIAYKIAAHAADLARHRAGARDRDDALSRARFAFDWNEQFRLSLDPETARRMHDETLPQDTFKSAHFCSMCGPKYCSMKITEDIREMARSGEPLVELSAARG
- a CDS encoding DUF6496 domain-containing protein → MPEKQTIERARRKKREGQSATSQAGEFVREEIHHVREGKHGARSAKQTIAIGLSKARRAGVDLPPPEKGKTTERTRKSAERAWRRGQGEPPKRPPSARRSRAIKNVLKEEGHSAASHKALSKQAHAAARTRTAGERSVAAKKAADTKGPEERHEAAMKAVRTKGKEGRSRAARKAARTRAARGG
- the mutL gene encoding DNA mismatch repair endonuclease MutL, which translates into the protein MPFIQQLPASVVNKIAAGEVIERPASVVKELMENALDAGATRLDVAVEQGGLELIRVVDDGCGIAADELTLAVTSHATSKLRSADDLFHVSTLGFRGEALASIAEVSRLMLRSRQSEQSAGAELEVVGGQLGPVSPCGCAVGTTIEVRQLFYNTPVRRRFLRSSQTEMGHVTETFTRLALAHPRMHFTLRHNQRPLYELAPAEAGLERIAHFFGREVADELIWLESRDGEVRLSGFVGHPNQSRPNARMQYLFLNGRSIRDRSLAHALSEAYRGLLLTGRYPLAFLYLHMPPDLVDVNVHPTKLEVRFQDGGRIYSQLLGTLRTKFLTTDLTHRLSPAGADAAHDPSGAHDPARAEQLRGELVEWAKGQMASWQSPAGASAAVAEPPVRQSEFEVPRAAPSVAPLRLTSLTPQATPLEPSQVAPLAESKIAGGLTAMQIHNRYLVAETDEGVAVIDQHALHERILYEQFRERALSGTLESQQLLVPEAVNLGAAEAAAVLEHRELLATLGLAVEPFGGGTVLVASYPAMLGGGPEEILRSMLDLLMSGARLPDRRDLLDELLHMMSCKAAIKAGDPLAPEEIMALLGQRHLAQDSHHCPHGRPTELVFTREELDRQFKRT